The genomic region CTCTCCCACCTTCCACAATCCCAGGGCCTGTGGtggccctgccagctgggagctgctctgtGGTCGCTGCGGTTGTATGCCAGGTTCTCCTTCTGCCTGCCCCGGGCCTCGGCCCCCTCCTCTGGGGTCCATCTCTCCACATCATGATGCTCCTCTTTCAAGTCCACTGCCTCTGTTACTGGTGAGGGGTCTTCAGGGCACAACTCCTTTCTTTCAGCCAAGGCACCAGCCCTGTTTCTGTTGTGAGGCTTTGGAAACTCCTGGCTGTGCCTCCCACCAGGTCTCCGCTCTGGTCTTCGGCTGAAGCCCCTGGGCCCTCTGGAGCCATGGAGCAGATGACAGCCTTCCTCTGTCGGTTCCTGCAAGCTGCTGCACGACTGCCTGCCCTGGCCTCTGGGGCTGGGCCTCTCCCCTCTGTGCCTCTCCCTCTTGCTCTGTTGCTCCCTGGGCACAGCAGGCCTCTCAGGCCACCCGGGTTCTGCCCTGGCCTCCGTCCCTCCGGCTGGCTCTGGAGCCGAGGCTTGGCTGGGCAGCTCAGGCGAATCCACAGCGCTTGCACTCACCGGTGTCtcagaggcagcagctgtttGGTTTGGATCGACAGCAGACGGAGGCTGAAAGAAAGAAGCCGCTCATTACAAAAGGgacagagcagccccacagcagatGACAGTGCTCAGTCCTGCAGTCCAGGGCCCCCCTCGCCGGTTCTCTGCCCCCCAGTGCCATACCGCCTGGAGGCTGATGAAATAACGGTTCCTCTCTGCTTCAGGGTCAATGATGCCCCCTTTCTCTTGCTGTCTCTTGAAAATTAAGCGCAGTTCTTCTTGGTGCTGCAGCGTCTTGGCATCTGGCCTGTACGGC from Rissa tridactyla isolate bRisTri1 chromosome 7, bRisTri1.patW.cur.20221130, whole genome shotgun sequence harbors:
- the RNF25 gene encoding E3 ubiquitin-protein ligase RNF25 isoform X3 is translated as MSASPCCSPCPPRISQTLRSVAEDRLGTEVLYELIEKGKEILTDNNIPHGQCVICLYGFQEREAFTKTQCYHYFHSHCLARYAQHMEEEILMQQEEREQHLAPSPKQEVGVQCPVCRETLVYDLCALKAAPPPQHPLEPYRPDAKTLQHQEELRLIFKRQQEKGGIIDPEAERNRYFISLQAPPSAVDPNQTAAASETPVSASAVDSPELPSQASAPEPAGGTEARAEPGWPERPAVPREQQSKRERHRGERPSPRGQGRQSCSSLQEPTEEGCHLLHGSRGPRGFSRRPERRPGGRHSQEFPKPHNRNRAGALAERKELCPEDPSPVTEAVDLKEEHHDVERWTPEEGAEARGRQKENLAYNRSDHRAAPSWQGHHRPWDCGRWERSRVQERGSYPRAPRGRGVFRPGGRQEAHLLEKESGS